CATTGCCTGCTTGAACAAGGAGCCTTCGGGATAATGGGATAAAAAGAGCATGACGACAAACGGGAAGCTGGAAAAAGCAATCATGATGTCCCAAATATTGTGGCTAAAATGGAGAAACGGCGATTCGAAGGTCCATAAATGACGGCTTTCCGTAAGTACGTTGTATAGAAAATCGCCGACGATCACTATGTAAATGCTTGCCCTGAACTCGACAAAGCGGCTCCAGTCCGCCCATTTCCATGATGTAAAAATCCACCCGCTCAGCCCGAGCAAAAAAATGAATTCCACAATCAACAACCTCTC
The window above is part of the Paenibacillus hamazuiensis genome. Proteins encoded here:
- a CDS encoding CBO0543 family protein; translated protein: MEFIFLLGLSGWIFTSWKWADWSRFVEFRASIYIVIVGDFLYNVLTESRHLWTFESPFLHFSHNIWDIMIAFSSFPFVVMLFLSHYPEGSLFKQAMYNLFWACIYSSHELIASWVDIFDYHHGWNMEWSFVLNLIMFPYIRLHQTKPLMAIIIFFICTLMLSIIFQLPIVFEANLPADR